One part of the Ranitomeya imitator isolate aRanImi1 chromosome 10, aRanImi1.pri, whole genome shotgun sequence genome encodes these proteins:
- the FDXACB1 gene encoding ferredoxin-fold anticodon-binding domain-containing protein 1, whose translation MVSILLVGEGNFSFSASLCDSGEDADHITATCYEAEGSVRQQRLSWRNVQHLRSKGAEVHFGVDATKLDEYGFITNHLYDRIIFNFPHCGRKAGVKKNRDLLSNFFHGCTGVLAAKGEIHVALCQGQGGTPADQSKREWHNSWQVVAMAATAGFILTSVVPFEPDNHYGYQSTGYRSQEKSFRVIGALNHVFTRSLPIEKLSALQIIEKFSSVREPQCIDDEVDGGFLGKTSRHPIGVIYKELVKCFRQKLQVNALEDTFPVICRHDSCSSRPSYSAAHSRLYFVTPGTEEEGSESSGGFHRTPLCSVEAANNRTAALHHLRPSLTCFISAISHKSICRPVPLIVVSGLVFRKCLISPQSMPVYHEMLMLLDCRERLRLVTDTMNTAVASITSTETVNSEKIRLGEKGDYIVTRSPADPDRVIGTIKEAPPGDLAKMFIVSLNLDLLAMCLLGIEDWRLLWTEDDRFRTQFHHRDLKPYQPFSLYPPYYIHDVSFWVEEDAVFDDVEFHTVALQMSKGNIVDIQLLDQYKNAETGRTGLCYRLKYQSCDRALSYRAALAMQMQLRNELPRSLHVVLR comes from the exons ATGGTTTCTATTCTGTTGGTCGGAGAAGGAAATTTTTCATTTTCAGCTTCTCTCTGTGACAGCGGAGAAGACGCCGATCACATCACCGCCACCTGTTATGAGGCAGAGGGTTCGGTCCGCCAGCAGCGCCTCTCTTGGAGGAACGTCCAGCACCTTAGAAGTAAAG GAGCCGAGGTTCACTTTGGTGTGGACGCCACAAAACTAGATGAATATGGTTTTATCACTAATCATCTTTACGACAGAATTATCTTCAACTTTCCACATTGCGGCAGGAAGGCAGGAGTCAAGAAGAACAGGGATTTGCTATCCAATTTTTTTCATGG CTGTACAGGTGTTCTTGCAGCGAAAGGTGAAATCCATGTAGCCTTATGCCAGGGGCAAGGTGGCACTCCTGCTGATCAGTCAAAGAGGGAATGGCATAACAGCTGGCAAGTGGTGGCCATGGCTGCCACGGCCGGGTTCATCCTGACATCAGTGGTCCCGTTTGAGCCTGATAATCATTATGGCTACCAGAGCACCGGGTACAG GAGCCAGGAGAAATCATTCCGTGTTATCGGAGCGTTGAACCACGTTTTTACCAGAAGTTTACCGATTGAGAAATTGTCAGCTTTGCAAATAATCGAGAAGTTCTCTTCTGTCCGGGAACCGCAGTGCATTGATGATGAAGTTGATGG GGGTTTCTTAGGTAAAACATCTCGTCACCCCATTGGTGTAATCTATAAAGAGCTGGTGAAGTGTTTTCGTCAGAAGCTTCAGGTGAACGCCTTGGAAGACACATTTCCTGTAATTTGTCGCCACGACTCTTGTTCTTCTCGTCCCTCGTATTCAGCGGCTCACTCCAGACTTTACTTTGtgactcctggtacagaggaggaaGGATCGGAGAGTTCTGGTGGTTTCCACAGGACGCCCTTATGTTCTGTTGAGGCGGCTAATAATCGGACGGCGGCGCTCCATCATCTGAGACCGTCGCTGACCTGTTTTATTAGTGCCATTTCTCATAAATCCATCTGCAGACCAGTTCCTCTGATTGTCGTGAGCGGCCTTGTCTTTAGGAAGTGTCTGATCTCTCCGCAGTCCATGCCGGTTTATCATGAGATGCTCATGTTGTTGGATTGCCGAGAACGGCTCCGACTGGTGACGGACACCATGAACACAGCGGTGGCGTCCATCACATCAACGGAAACGGTGAACAGCGAGAAAATAAGACTCGGCGAAAAAGGAGATTATATCGTCACCAGGTCACCTGCTGATCCCGACCGGGTGATAGGGACGATCAAAGAAGCCCCCCCTGGAGATCTGGCCAAAATGTTCATAGTATCCCTGAATTTAGATTTACTTGCCATGTGTCTGCTTGGGATTGAAGACTGGCGACTGCTCTGGACAGAGGATGACAGATTCCGGACCCAGTTCCATCATCGTGACCTAAAACCTTACCAGCCCTTCTCCCTCTACCCCCCCTATTACATCCACGATGTTAGTTTTTGGGTGGAGGAGGACGCCGTCTTCGATGATGTGGAGTTTCACACGGTAGCGCTGCAAATGTCAAAGGGAAACATCGTGGATATTCAGCTTCTGGACCAGTATAAAAATGCTGAAACTGGGAGAACTGGTCTGTGTTACCGGCTGAAGTATCAGTCCTGTGACCGAGCGCTGAGTTACAGAGCGGCGCTGGCGATGCAGATGCAGCTTCGGAATGAGCTGCCGAGGAGTTTACATGTCGTCCTCCGATAG